The DNA window GAAGTATTTTATTATAGTTTCGCTGATAGCCTATCTTGGAGTAATGTTTTATCTCGATATTTTCCGCTACATAATCGACAAAAGTTATTGGGACGGACTAGATTGTGTTTCAATCGTTATGCTTGCTGCTATCCTGAATGGTATTTATTTTAATTTGTCGTTTTGGTATAAGTTGATTGATAAGACAATCTGGGGCGCATATTTCTCTGGAATTGGTTGCTTCTTAATCATTATTCTAAATGTTATTTTTGTTCCCCATTATGGCTACATGGCCTGTGCATGGGCCAGTCTTATAGGGTATGCAATAGTAACGATTCTCTCTTATTTTGTTGGGCAAAAGAAATACCCTATAAATTATGATATGGTGAGAATTGGAAAATATTGTTTGCTTACTTTAGTTCTTTATGCTATTTCTGAATTTGTGAAAATAGATAACATTTTCTTACGTTTGTGCTTTAAAACCATTTTATTCTCTATCTTTATTGCATATATTATTAAGAAGGATTTTCCATTGAAGCAGATTCCGATTATTAATCGTTTTGTAAAGAAATGATTTTTAGTGAATTGACTTAAATAAAAGCGGTGGGAATCTGACGGTTCGCGGCTGTTTTTGCAAAGAATCGAATAATATAGAAGTTATTTTTTATTCGTTTTTTTAATGGATAGCACACGCTTATGAAAAAGAACTTTTTAACCTTAGTTCTGTTTTTTGTTTCGCTCGTTTCTTTGGCAGACGAGGGGATGTGGATGTTGAATCATATAGACAAGAAAACAGCTCAGCTGATGCAGCAATTAGGGCTTGAAATGCCTTCCTGTCAATTGTTTAATGAGCGTATTCCTTCTTTAAAGGATGCGATTATTAGTTTTGGAGGATATTGTTCCGGTGTAGTAGTTTCTGAAGATGGATTGGTTTTTACAAATCATCATTGTGGCTTTGATGCCATACAAAATCATAGTTCAGTAGTTCATGATTATTTAAAAGATGGTTTTGTTGCTGATAAAAGAGAAGACGAACTTCCTAATCCCGATTTATTTGTGAGTTTCCTTATAAAGCAAGAAGATGTCACTTCAAGGATACTGAAAGATATTCATCCGGAAATGGATGAAACAAAGCGCTCATATATTGTAGATTCTCTTTCTTCTGTAATTGAGAATGAAGTTTCTGAAAAAGACTCATTGTTAAGAGGAGTGGTAAGCTCTTACTATGGTGGCAATGAATTTTATCTTTCAGTTTATAAAGACTATAAAGATGTAAGACTGGTTTTCGCACCTCCTTCTTCCGTTGGTAAGTTTGGTGGTGATACAGATAATTGGGTATGGCCAAGACACACCGGAGATTTTTCTGTTTTCCGCATTTATGCTGATAAAAATAACCAGCCAGCTTTTTATTCTCCTCAAAATAGACCATTTCATCCATCTTATATTGCACCTATTTCCCTTAAAGGGTATCAGAATGGTACTTATTGTATGACTTTAGGTTATCCGGGCTCAACAGATCGTTATCTCTCTTCTTTTGGCATTGAAGAGCAGATGAGAACACAGAACCAGTCAATGATTGATGTGCGAGGCATAAAACAGGCTATTTGGAAAAATGCGATGGAATCGAATGATTCTATTCGTATAATGTATGCTTCTAAATATGCAGCAAGCTCTAATTACTGGAAATACAGTATTGGGATGAATAAAGCCATTGAAGAGCTTAATATCATTGGAAAAAGAAAGCTACTAGAGGATAAGATAACTTGTTTTATAGAGAATAAGAATGAGAAAAGACAATTGTATGGCAATCTGATTGATTCCTTAAGAATTAGCTATGAAAGCAGAAAAAAACTCATTCATGCTTCCTCTTATTTTGGAGAATGTTTCGGTAATGCTTCTGAATTGCTTTCCTTATCCACGCAAGCTATTAGCACAGACTTCTTTAGTGATTCTATTGCAGGAAAGAAGTTATACGAAAGTATGGTTAAAGAATATTCAAATATAGATCTTTCCATCGATAAGGAGGTGTTGGTTGCAATGCTTAAGGAGTATCGCGAGAAGGTTGATACTACCTATTTGCCCGATACGTATAAAGTAATAAGTGAAAAATATAAAGGTGATTGTCTAGCTTATGCAGATTATATTTTTTCTCATTCCGAAATGACTACTCCCAGAGGATTGGAACGTATTTATAGTCGGGATAGCACATTTAATATGTTCGAGGATCCTATTCTTTCGCTGGCTGTAGATGTTGTAACTAAATTTGTTGATTTCTACCAGATTAGTTCAGATGCTAATAATAAAATATCCCGGGATGAAAGATTCTATAGTGAAATAGTGCGTCAGATGTCTGAGGATAAAAGCTTTTATCCTGACGCGAATTCTACAATGCGTTTAAGTTTTGGTATTGTAACTCCATATTCTGCAAATAGCTCCTCAAGTATCGATTATTATACAACAACAAAAGGTGTTTTTGAGAAGGTAGAGCATTATAAAGGAGATTCTGATTTCTGGGTGCAGCCGGCCTTGCTCGATTTGCTTTCAAAAAAGGATTTTGGTAAATATGCCGATAAAAAGGGTGAAATGAATGTTTGCTTTATCACTAATAATGATATTACGGGAGGAAATTCCGGAAGTGCAATGTTTAACGGCAAAGGAGAGCTTATAGGTCTAGCTTTTGACGGGAACTGGGAAGGGATGAGCAGTAATCTTGAGTATGAGAGTTCCTTGCAGCGATGTATTGGAGTAGATATCCGATATGTGCTATATATAATTGAAAAATACGGCAAGGCACCTCATCTTATTAAGGAGCTCAAACTTGCTCAATAACAATTTTATGCTGTTTTATCGAATATTTCTTTTAAGATAAGGGTTATAATAGGACTTTTTTTATTCGGACTAAATTCTTTTAATCTAATTGAATAAATGGCTTCTTGTCTAAACGCTTTGCAAGCAGAATCTCACCGATAAATAGCCTTGGGTCATAAAAAAAGGCAGCTTATAAAGCTGCCTTAAATATTTATTTTCTTGATTTCCTTCTTGCCCATCCTTCTTCATTATTGAAGTCTGGTTTTTCATCTCTGAAGGATTGTTGATTGTCATCTCTTCTTTTAGGTCCTCTTTGAGAGGCGTATCCCCGTTCTTCACGGCTTCTTCTTGGTGCAGCTGATGCTGGTCTGTCAGAATACCTTCTTCCGGCTCCTCCGCGGCTTTCTCTGCTTCCTCCGCGACTCTCTCTACCGGTTCCAGCTCCACGAGTGTCTTCACCTGCTATTTCAACAGAGATTGAGCGGCCATTCAGTGATGCTTTATTAAGTGATTCCATAACAGTTTTCGCTTGAGCATCTTCTATTTCGAAGAATGAGAAAGTTTTCAGCAAATCTATCTTACCAATCTGAACACGTTTTCTTGTGCTTTTATTGATCAGCTCAATTAATTGATTTGGATAGAAATTATCCGCCTTTCCAGCATTGATAAACATACGTGTGAATCCTGGTTCAGATTGATGAACTCCTCTTTCAGTGCTACGTCCTCTTGTAGTGCGTTCTCCTCTGCTTGTTTCAGCAGTAGGACTCTGAAGATCTTCTGCATCACGGTAATATTCAAGGAAGCGATTAAATTCAAGAGAAACCATTCGCTTAATAATATCTTCTTTATCCAACCATTCCAGTTTACGATAGATTTCAGGCATAAAGTCGGCAATTTCTTCTTCGTTAACCTTTACCTTTTCAATTTCATCGATAACCTTAATCAGCTGCTTTTCACAGATCTGTTTTCCGGTAGGCATTTCTCCGATAATGAATTTCTTACCAATCTTTCTTTCAATATCTCTCATCTTACCTTTCTCGCGCAAGTTGATGATAGAGATTGAAATACCGGTTTTTCCCGCACGTCCTGTACGACCGCTTCGGTGAGTATAAGATTCACTTTCGTCAGGTAAACCATAATTGATAACGTGCGTCAGGTCGTCAACGTCAAGTCCACGTGCAGCAACATCT is part of the uncultured Bacteroides sp. genome and encodes:
- a CDS encoding S46 family peptidase, producing MKKNFLTLVLFFVSLVSLADEGMWMLNHIDKKTAQLMQQLGLEMPSCQLFNERIPSLKDAIISFGGYCSGVVVSEDGLVFTNHHCGFDAIQNHSSVVHDYLKDGFVADKREDELPNPDLFVSFLIKQEDVTSRILKDIHPEMDETKRSYIVDSLSSVIENEVSEKDSLLRGVVSSYYGGNEFYLSVYKDYKDVRLVFAPPSSVGKFGGDTDNWVWPRHTGDFSVFRIYADKNNQPAFYSPQNRPFHPSYIAPISLKGYQNGTYCMTLGYPGSTDRYLSSFGIEEQMRTQNQSMIDVRGIKQAIWKNAMESNDSIRIMYASKYAASSNYWKYSIGMNKAIEELNIIGKRKLLEDKITCFIENKNEKRQLYGNLIDSLRISYESRKKLIHASSYFGECFGNASELLSLSTQAISTDFFSDSIAGKKLYESMVKEYSNIDLSIDKEVLVAMLKEYREKVDTTYLPDTYKVISEKYKGDCLAYADYIFSHSEMTTPRGLERIYSRDSTFNMFEDPILSLAVDVVTKFVDFYQISSDANNKISRDERFYSEIVRQMSEDKSFYPDANSTMRLSFGIVTPYSANSSSSIDYYTTTKGVFEKVEHYKGDSDFWVQPALLDLLSKKDFGKYADKKGEMNVCFITNNDITGGNSGSAMFNGKGELIGLAFDGNWEGMSSNLEYESSLQRCIGVDIRYVLYIIEKYGKAPHLIKELKLAQ
- a CDS encoding DEAD/DEAH box helicase; the protein is MKTFEELGVSPEILKAIEEMGYENPMPVQEEVIPYLLGEGNDVVALAQTGTGKTAAFGLPIIQGINVNSRVPQALILCPTRELCLQIAGDLNDYSKYVDGLKVLPVYGGSSIESQIRSLKNGVHIIVATPGRLLDLMQRKTVKLATVKNVIMDEADEMLNMGFTDSINAILAEVPKDRNTLLFSATMSPEIARISKNYLNNAKEITIGTKNEGSKNVKHIYFTVQAKDKYHALKRIADYYPQIYGIVFCRTRKETQEIADKLIQDGYSADSLHGELSQQQRDVVMQKFRVRNIQILVATDVAARGLDVDDLTHVINYGLPDESESYTHRSGRTGRAGKTGISISIINLREKGKMRDIERKIGKKFIIGEMPTGKQICEKQLIKVIDEIEKVKVNEEEIADFMPEIYRKLEWLDKEDIIKRMVSLEFNRFLEYYRDAEDLQSPTAETSRGERTTRGRSTERGVHQSEPGFTRMFINAGKADNFYPNQLIELINKSTRKRVQIGKIDLLKTFSFFEIEDAQAKTVMESLNKASLNGRSISVEIAGEDTRGAGTGRESRGGSRESRGGAGRRYSDRPASAAPRRSREERGYASQRGPKRRDDNQQSFRDEKPDFNNEEGWARRKSRK